The following proteins are co-located in the Salvelinus namaycush isolate Seneca chromosome 33, SaNama_1.0, whole genome shotgun sequence genome:
- the c1qtnf9 gene encoding LOW QUALITY PROTEIN: complement C1q and tumor necrosis factor-related protein 9A (The sequence of the model RefSeq protein was modified relative to this genomic sequence to represent the inferred CDS: inserted 2 bases in 2 codons; deleted 3 bases in 2 codons; substituted 1 base at 1 genomic stop codon), which produces MMGVRLRVALLLLLLAVRCIAHEEFKKNXCVCGYPGIPGDPGHNGMPGRDGRDGFRGDKGDRGEISITGPTGQSGPKEDKGSAGTAGLAGIKGKWGENGEKGPPGKMGPQGVSGHLGLKEIRLPGPQGXKRDLGPLGPEGQKGEIGFQGERGIQGPLVPPGRPGPKGDLGPPGFKGNIGYDGEQGSGGETGDKGEKGXTSLIPKSAFSVGLTETTKLPPANTPFRFDKVIYNRQNHYDAQTGRFTCALAGAYYFTYHITVFSRNVKVVLVRNGLKDNYTSSEDQAEGGAVLHLEKGDKVWLQVAGGELFNGLFADEDDDTTFSGFLLFGAD; this is translated from the exons ATGATGGGGGTTAGACTCAGAGTCGCTCTCTTGCTCCTCCTGCTGGCTGTGAGGTGCATAGCACATGAAGAATTCAAGAAGAACTGATGTGTTTGTGGATACCCAGGAATACCAGGAGACCCAGGCCACAACGGAATGCCAGGCCGAGATGGACGAGACGGGTTCAGAGGTGACAAGGGAGACCGAG GGGAAATCAGCATCACTGGACCAACAGGACAGAGTGGCCCCAAAGAAGACAAGGG ATCTGCAGGTACGGCTGGCCTGGCAGGAATAAAGGGAAAATGGGGTGAGAATGGAGAGAAGGGGCCACCGGGGAAGATGGGGCCCCAAGGAGTCTCAGGGCACTTGGGCCTCAAGGAGATCAGGTTACCAGGACCCCAGG CAAAAAGGGATTTGGGGCCTCTGGGACCTGAAGGCCAGAAGGGGGAGATCGGGTTCCAGGGGGAGCGAGGCATCCAAGGGCCCTTGGTACCCCCAGGACGACCAGGTCCGAAGGGAGACCTCGGCCCCCCAGGGTTCAAAGGCAACATTGGTTACGACGGAGAGCAAGGG TCAGGCGGCGAGACAGGGGACAAGGGGGAGAAGG GTACATCCCTCATCCCAAAAAGTGCGTTCTCAGTCGGTTTAACCGAA ACCACCAAACTCCCACCGGCGAACACGCCGTTCAGGTTCGACAAGGTGATCTACAACAGGCAGAACCATTACGACGCACAGACCGGACGGTTCACCTGCGCTCTGGCTGGGGCCTACTACTTCACCTACCACATCACTGTGTTCTCCCGTAATGTAAAAGTAGTATTAGTGAGAAACGGGTTGAAGGATAACTACACGAGCAGTGAGGACCAGGCAGAAGGTGGGGCTGTCCTGCACCTGGAGAAGGGGGACAAAGTGTGGCTGCAGGTGGCTGGAGGAGAGCTCTTTAACGGGCTGTTTgctgatgaagatgatgataCAACCTTCTCTGGGTTCCTGCTCTTCGGTGCAGATTAG
- the tagln3b gene encoding transgelin-3b, whose translation MANRGPSYGLSKEVQEKIELKYNLDLEARLVDWIVAQCGGNLERPQPGRQNFQTWLMDGTILCRLINSLYPRGKEPIKKILETQMAFKQMEKISQFLQAAEVYGVITTDIFQTVDLWEGKDMAAVQRTLMALGSVALTKDDGHYHGDRDWFHRKAQGYRREFSEDQLRQGQSLIGLQMGSNRGASQSGMTGYGSHRQIM comes from the exons ATGGCTAACAGGGGACCCAGTTACGGGCTGAGCAAGGAGGTGCAGGAGAAGATAGAGCTGAAGTATAATCTAGACTTGGAGGCCCGGCTGGTGGACTGGATCGTAGCTCAGTGTGGGGGGAATCTGGAGAGACCACAGCCAGGCAGACAGAACTTCCAGACATGGCTGATGGATGGAACA aTTCTGTGTAGGCTCATCAATAGCCTGTACCCGCGTGGTAAGGAGCCCATCAAGAAGATTCTGGAGACCCAGATGGCCTTTAAGCAGATGGAGAAGATCTCCCAGTTCCTGCAGGCTGCAGAGGTCTACGGAGTCATCACCACAGACATCTTCCAGACCGTGGACCTGTGGGAAG GGAAGGACATGGCCGCGGTGCAGAGAACCCTGATGGCCCTAGGTAGTGTCGCCCTCACCAAGGACGACGGACATTACCATGGCGACCGCGACTGGTTCCACAG GAAAGCCCAGGGTTACCGGCGGGAGTTCTCTGAGGACCAGCTTCGTCAAGGCCAGAGTCTGATTGGTCTGCAGATGGGAAGCAACCGCGGGGCCTCTCAGTCCGGCATGACAGGCTACGGATCGCACCGCCAGATCATGTAG
- the abhd10b gene encoding abhydrolase domain containing 10, depalmitoylase b, which translates to MAAVVLRSCRKGLSHILKNGGVNTILPKTLGGVRQKSYVQYVTRPELPKLAYRRVKGKSPGVVFLPGYGSNMNGLKAEALEEFCRSLGHSYLRFDYTGHGLSEGVFTDGTIGTWKKDVLFVLDELAEGPQIMVGSSMGGWLMLLAAIARPEKTAALVGISTAADHVVTAFKSMSLEVRKEIEEKGVLTMPSKHREEGAYTFTMDFLKEAENHCVLQSPIPITCPVRLIHGLKDDDAPWHISMQVAQRVLSPDVDVILRRHGQHRMAEKDDIKLMVYTIDDLIDKLTTLV; encoded by the exons ATGGCAGCCGTCGTGCTGAGGTCCTGCCGCAAAGGACTTTCTCACATTTTGAAGAATGGAGGAGTCAACACTATCTTGCCAAAGACTTTGGGAG ggGTGAGACAGAAGTCCTATGTGCAGTATGTGACAAGGCCAGAGCTCCCCAAGCTGGCCTACCGCAGGGTAAAGGGGAAGAGTCCAGGTGTGGTCTTCCTGCCTGGGTATGGATCCAACATGAACGGCCTGAAAGCTGAGGCCCTGGAGGAGTTCTGCAGGTCACTAGGACATTCATACCTAAG GTTTGACTACACTGGCCATGGCTTATCAGAGGGGGTGTTCACTGACGGGACTATTGGCACCTGGAAGAAAGACGTTCTCTTTGTGTTGGATGAACTAGCAGAGGGTCCACAG ATCATGGTGGGGTCCAGTATGGGCGGCTGGCTCATGCTGTTGGCAGCTATCGCCAGGCCGGAGAAGACTGCAGCTCTGGTGGGGATCTCCACGGCAGCAGACCATGTCGTCACAGCCTTCAAGTCAATGTCtctagag GTGCGTAAGGAGATTGAAGAGAAGGGCGTGCTGACGATGCCCAGCAAGCACAGAGAGGAGGGCGCCTACACGTTCACCATGGACTTCCTGAAGGAGGCGGAGAACCACTGTGTCCTCCAGAGCCCCATCCCCATCACCTGCCCTGTGAGGCTCATCCACGGCCTGAAGGACGACGACGCGCCCTGGCACATCTCCATGCAAGTGGCCCAGCGCGTCCTCAGCCCAGACGTGGATGTCATCCTCCGCCGCCACGGTCAGCACCGTATGGCCGAGAAGGACGACATCAAGCTCATGGTCTACACCATAGACGACCTCATAGACAAGCTGACCACGCTCGTTTGA